Part of the Paenibacillus sp. JNUCC32 genome is shown below.
AATCCGGGTACAAAAATACTAGCGACTCTTTAAGTTCGGCCCGATCCGTGTGTTCTTCATCCAGATCAAACAATATTTCATGTTCGATCTCATAGATGGCTCCGATTCCCTCGCCGGCCTCTCCACTTACATCGATACACCAGATCTTGCCGTATTCGGAATCCCAAGTGAAAGGGAGATATCCCAGTCGGCACAACAAGGGATTGTACATGTTCCTGACGTTCTCCAGCGGCTCGTCTACCGGCTGTTCAGGTATGACGTCAAAGTAATGATGGTACGTGGAGATGAATGCTTTATACCACTCGGGAAAATTCAATCCATACGCTGCTTCCATCTCCCCAATCTGATCTTCGCTCACAATGGAAGGGACCAATTTCCATATGGACCATTCCTCATCGGTATCAACGGACTTCATCTCCGCGGGAACGTCCGGCCGCATCCACCTGCAGAACCCATCCTCCGAAATTTCGCCGTATTTAGCGTAATAGGCCTCAAACCCTCGTTTGATATAATCGCGTATTTCCATGTATAAAGTCTCCTTATGTAGAAAATCGTCCCTTTTTCATATATTACTATAATCTATTTTCGGGTTATGATTAGATTCAATCTATTCTATTTTGTTTACAATTCAGAAACAATCCGGAGATTCTATCGATATAACTCTCTTATATACTCAATAGACAGCTAACGAGGAGGGACTACACATGCGCAATATTTTTATCAAAACAATCCTGCCATCCGTCATCATCGGTTCAGTCGTAACAAGTTTGGCTTTATCCGGGTTCCCGAACGGTTCCGGCTTGGATAAGGCGGAAGCGGCCGCAGCATCTTCTGCCAGCCTATCATTTTCGAAGTTTTTGGATAACAACGCCCCTAAACGGACGCTGAGGTCGGTTAACGGGATAAATACGGTCACCAATCTGTCCAGCACGGTTGTGCTCGTCAACAAACAAAGAAATCTACCATCGAATTATGTACCGCAAGATTTGGTCGTACCCCAAATTCCGTTCAGCTTCTCGGGACCAAGCCCCAAAAAGCAGATGAAAAAAATAGCGGCGTCCGCGCTCGAAAAGCTGTTCGCTGCTGCCAAACGGGACGGGATCGACCTCAAAGCCGTATCAGGTTATCGTTCCTATGCAACCCAAAAAGCCATATTCGCGCGTAACGCCAGTATCAAGGGCGAGGCTGTCGCTAACAAAACAAGCGCACGCCCGGGGCAAAGCGAGCATCAGACCGGACTTAGCATGGATATTTCCAGTGCTTCCGTAGGCTATGCCCTGGAGCAAAGCTTCGGAAATACGAAGGAAGGCAAATGGCTGAAGGCCAATGCACCGAAGTACGGATTTATCATTCGTTATGGAAAAGGTCAGGAGAAATTAACCGGATACTCTTACGAGCCTTGGCATGTACGCTATGTGGGCGTCTACATTGCCGGAGAAATTACGAGACAACAACTGACGCTGGAGCAGTATCTGGGTCAAGCCCGGTAATCGCAAATTTTATAAAAGCGGGCCCAAACGGGTCCGTTTTTTTCGTATGAAGTCTTCCGGTCGCGCCTTCTGAGGTACATCCGCATATTTTGCAGCGTTTCCTGCGGACAATGTACTCCGCTTGGACGAAGCACGTACATTACAGCAGTAGACAGGTTAGTTAGAGCTTACGATTTTCGCAAACGGGGTGAACAATGTGCCTATCAAATCAGGGAAGCAGTACATCGAACGGATCGATCGGCAAAACATCAACCTTCGGTATAAAGGGGAGCTTATCCAGGGACCTTTATCCAAGCACCCTGCATTCCAGGGTATCATTCAGACCCAAGCGGAGCTTTACGATATGCAAGGCGAAGCGTGTTATATCGAGCAGATGACGTACCCCTCGCCCGATACCGGAGAACGGGTGGGCCTGTCTTTTCTCCCGCCGAGGAATGCCGAGGATTTGCAGAAACGCAGATTGATGATGGAACTTTGGGCCAAGAGGCACAACGGCTTTTTAGGCCGCTCTCCCGATTATATGAACACGGCGATCATGTCGCTGTACACGGCTGCCGATATACTGGAGGAACACAATCCGAAGTACGCGGAAAACCTCAGGGCCTATTACCGGTACTGTCGAGATCATGATATTACGTTATCCCATGCCTTCATTCAGCCCTATGCTTGTAAAATGTCCGGACAGCAAGATGCTGCAGAGGACACGATTGCCGCCAAGGTGGTTGAGATCAACGATCAAGGCATGATCATAACCGGAGCTTTCATGATGGCAACGCAGGGAGCCACGTGCGAGGAAATGCTGGTATTCCCGTCGCCTTCGCCCACGTTGTTCCATAATGTCAATCCAACCGCATTCGCCTTTGCGGTACCGAACGATTTGCCCGGAATGACGTTTATATGCCGTGAGAGCTATGGTGCCGCTTCTTCCTATGATTATCCCTTGAGCGCCAGATACGAAGAGATGGACGTTCTCGTCATCTTTGACCACGTATTGGTCCCGCATGACCGGATCTTTTATTATGGGGACGAGGCCTATGCCGGACGTTTATTCGGCGAGAGTCGCTTTCACACCCATATTGCCCATCAAATGGCCACCCGTTATATCGCCAAAACCGAATTTATGCTTGGTTTGCTGGAGAGCTTGGCAGACGAGCAGAACGTTGGGCTCGAGCCCCAAATGATCGCGAACGTTTCAAAAATCATTGCATATCTCGAGACCTTCAAAGCCCTGAGATTGGCTTCCGAACTGGGCGCCAGCCGGGATAAATTCGGTTATTTCGTTCCATCGGCGGGCCCGCTTACCGCATCCAGCATGTTATTCCCCCAACTTTATCCCGAGATGGTGGAGATGATACAGCTGCTGGGTTCCAGCGGCCTGATTATGATCCCTTCCGAAATGGACTTCCAGTCGGATTCAGGTCCTTACCTGAACCAATATTTAAAAGGCTCGACCACGGAGGCGCGGGATCGAATCGCCTTGTTCCGCCTTGCCTGGGAGCTTGGCGCAGGCTCTTTCGGGGGCCGTCAAACCCAGTTTGAACGCTTCTTCTTCGGAAATGCGCAGACGGTAGCCTATCGTATGTATAACCAGTTTGAACAGCATGAGCAGCTGCGGAACAGGATTCAGGATTTTATCGCCAAGAACGATACTTCATCATGATTTGACGGTTTGGATGATTAGGCAAGAAAAAAAGATGCGAGCCCATAACTCACATCTTTCCGTTTCATTACAAACACAATGAGCTCACGAATGGGAATGCAGGCTCAAGCGGAACCGATACCTCATGTCGTCTTCGAACCACATCATAAAGTTTGTCCCCCATACGTTGTTGTGCAGGTTGAAATGAAATCCGCCGGTCAACGGAGCATAGGAGTTGTCGAATTGCAGCAGCCTCGGTTCCCCCGGACACACAAGCGGCGCGTCCAAGGATTCAATGACCGCCGTTCCGTCCGCCCCCTCATAATATAAGCCCGAATTGATGCCATGCATGTTCCGGTTGCCGTCCTTGACGACGGATAACGGAGATATCCGCATTCCCAGCTTATCCATCGACCATGCGTGAGGATTATCCACAAGCGGCACAAACGATAACCAGCTTGCTTCCGGTAGACGGCATGCCGGTTTGCCCATCCAGCTTAGGCATACCTCAATGACGGGCTCATTCGCATGGAACGAATAGAATACGTTAATTTGGCGTGGAGCCCCGTACTGATTGCTGAGAACCTCCGGCAGCTTCATTTCTGCGGTCACGATATCATAATCGGCATGCCTCTCCAGGTGCAGTGTTCGCAAGGACGCGGTGTACCGCTGATGCTCCGGCCTCGGTTTGACATACTCGATTCCCGGCTTGCCGAAATCGTTGTCCGCCCAGCCATGATGTATATCCAGATTCGTCATGTATTCTTTGAAGAAACGGTTGTAGTTTTCTTGGCCGAAGGTTTCATACATATAAGTGCCAAGTCTCTGATGCTCTCCCGCCCATGCCTTTCCGGATTGATCCATCAATCGGTTAATCGAACCGTCGGCAGCGAAGCTCACCTGAAACTGGCCTAATTCGTAAAGCTCGTTCGTTTCGATCGGCTGTTTATGCTGCACCGGCTCCGAGTTAAGGACGGTATGCTGCGGACTCATCCGATCCAGCTCGGTTCTCGCTTCAGCCGCTAGCGTCGTGGGCAGCGATTGAAGAGCTTCTTCAAGATAATCCCGCTGCTCCTGCCAGGAACTCTCGTAATGGCTGTACGATCTGGTGCCGTTTGCCTGCTGGCATAGGTAATCGAATTTCTTCCGTGTATTGTCTTCAACAATATCCCGTGCTCTTGCAGCGGCTAGATCAGCCGAGGAATAATTCACGAAATCGACGAGATACACGGAATTGTTCAGCCCCCAAGTATGCTCGGGAATCAACATCAGACGGTTGCAAAATCGAGCGTACGCCTCACTGTCCCTATCCAATCGACCAGCCTCGATCCAGCGATCCCGAAGCCTTAACAATTCGCGGTAGCGGGCGATTTTCCAAGGATCCGAGGCAATCCCGTGTATCCAGGAGTCCCCGATCTCTTCGCTGACGACAGGCAATCGGTCTTTCACCGCTTGAAGCCGCGCGGCAAAAGCATCCAATGTCGAGGCCATGATCTCCGCCCCCGGATATTCCCGTCGCAGCTGTTCGAATAATGCCCGGATCTCCTCCATCGTGGATGGACCATGATTATCGTGGGTATGGGCAAAATACAAGGCATCCTCCAGCCCTTCCATCTGATAGGGCTTACCATAACTATCTGCATAATGTACGATAATCTCCGAGCCGTCGGAAGCACGCCATACAAACATCTCCGGCACCTTGGGATTTTTGGAGACCATGTTAACGCCTAAATGTAAATATTGTATGCCGTGTTTTGCCAGCAGAGGCACCATGGCTAGGGTATGGCCCGGAACGTCCGTCATTTTTGCGGCAATCGTGGTTTTTCCGTACTTTCGGTCCAAATCGCCCGAAATGGACAGCCCGAATTCGAATAAACCGGCATCCATGATCTCGGTATGCGTTGTAAACGGCAGCCCGTGCCAGACCATGCGTCCCTCCCCAATGGCTTTTTCCATGCGCGCCCGCATGTAGGGAGAAGCCGTTTGCAGAAATTCATGGATTAGCCATGAGCCGGTGGTCCATACGAATTTTACATCCCCCTCTTCATTCGCCAGCTGTTCGGACAGCTCCAAGGCCTGGGGTATGAAATGTTCCATATATCGGTCGATTACGTTCTTTCCCAAATCGGTAAACCCGATGTCCAGATGGGTCTTGAATACGACATGAACTCTTTTGATTGATGCTGCCATGCATGACCGCCTCCTTCAACAATGATCGGCTAATGCCGAACTTTGAGCCCATTTTACTAGAGCGCATCGAGCAAGTCTTTGCATGATAGGGTCATGCTTTTGCAAAATAAGGACACCTAGCGTGAATAGAGCCAGAGCACGGGCATGCCGAAAAGCCCTCTCATTTCGGCTTGGAATGAGAAGGGCTTGAAAGGAAAATACGGATATCAGAACGTGCTCGCCTTCGTTGTGTCCGGACACCATCTGGCCGGTCGGTAATATCGGATCAGGACCTCCATCGCTTCGGGTGTCCGCAGATGGGTAAGCGTTTCGAAGGCATACGCCCTGACGTAACGATCCTTGCTGAGAAGAGCTTGCTCTAGCGAATGGATGACGATGGGAACATCCTGTGGCGAGGCCGTTCGCAGCAATGACAAGGCTGCCGTATATCCGAGTTTGTTCAGGATATAACTTTGCTGCGTGTTGTCGTTATCCCGGGTTTCCGCTGTTCCGTCCCCCTCTTGCAGTATCGACTCTTCCAATATGTTGGCCAAGGCCTGGCACATTTCGCCTGCCTCACTCCCCATCATGCCCAGCGCTTCGATTGCGTTTCGACGAACCCAATCGCTCGGGTCCTGTAAGCATGCAATCAATGCAGACGAAACCTCACGCGTCGAAGGCACAATCGCCCCTAACGCAAAAGCAGCAAGCGCTCTGCGCTTCTCGTCCGAATGTTCGAGCAGTGTCAGCAGTCCTGGAACGGCTCCAGCGCCGGCACTCTGCAGTCCGTAAGCCGCTCTTTCAGCGATTTGCCTTGTACCTTCGGACATAAGGCGCAGCAATTCATCGGTTCCTGCGGATCCCAGCCGGCCAAGCGCATAACCGGCATTCAAAGCTACCGGCTCCTTGTCATTCAACATTCGGCCCAGTTCCGGAGCTAAGGAAGCGGCCTTCTCTCCTAACATTCCAACTTGATCCGCCGCCCTGGCGCGAATGACCTCGTCCTCGGATTTTAATTCTTCGGCCAATGGCTCGATCGGGACTTCGTCTTCCGTTGCCGAGAGGTTCGCCTGATCCGGTTCGCCGCGCATCCAGTTCCATACATCCCTCCAAAGATTCAAGTGCGCGTAAGGGGTTCCCCCCGTTAGCTTCATTTCGGTCCCTAGATGATTCCAGCTCGGCGATTCCGGCGTACGCAATCGAACGAATTGAAACTTCAGCATGTATCGATCCATGCCAGACACATTAAGCGAAGCTTTGTGCCACAAATCAAAATGCACCAAAACCATCGTCCCCGCTTTGCCGGTCGGGAGTATCGTCTCGCCTTGATCGCCTACGAACTTATCGTAGTATGCGGTACCGGGCATGATGGCGGTAGGTCCCATTTCCTCGGTGATATCCTGCATGTAATAAAATATCATCGCCCACCAAGGTCGGTGGCTGCGCATGCTGGACCAGTAACCGTCTTTATGCCACTGCCCGCCCCCCGGCAGCGGATCGCCCGGCTGATTGTAATGGCAATGCCGATGAGGATGCATGTAGTAGTCCGGTCCGAGCACGCTCGTCAAAGCCCCTTGAACGACCGGCGTTTCGAAGAACTGCTGAATCTCGGGTACGCGGGGCAGGATGTTATTGCCGGGATTTCCTTCCTCGTGCAG
Proteins encoded:
- a CDS encoding 4-hydroxyphenylacetate 3-hydroxylase family protein — translated: MPIKSGKQYIERIDRQNINLRYKGELIQGPLSKHPAFQGIIQTQAELYDMQGEACYIEQMTYPSPDTGERVGLSFLPPRNAEDLQKRRLMMELWAKRHNGFLGRSPDYMNTAIMSLYTAADILEEHNPKYAENLRAYYRYCRDHDITLSHAFIQPYACKMSGQQDAAEDTIAAKVVEINDQGMIITGAFMMATQGATCEEMLVFPSPSPTLFHNVNPTAFAFAVPNDLPGMTFICRESYGAASSYDYPLSARYEEMDVLVIFDHVLVPHDRIFYYGDEAYAGRLFGESRFHTHIAHQMATRYIAKTEFMLGLLESLADEQNVGLEPQMIANVSKIIAYLETFKALRLASELGASRDKFGYFVPSAGPLTASSMLFPQLYPEMVEMIQLLGSSGLIMIPSEMDFQSDSGPYLNQYLKGSTTEARDRIALFRLAWELGAGSFGGRQTQFERFFFGNAQTVAYRMYNQFEQHEQLRNRIQDFIAKNDTSS
- a CDS encoding DUF5054 domain-containing protein, with the translated sequence MAASIKRVHVVFKTHLDIGFTDLGKNVIDRYMEHFIPQALELSEQLANEEGDVKFVWTTGSWLIHEFLQTASPYMRARMEKAIGEGRMVWHGLPFTTHTEIMDAGLFEFGLSISGDLDRKYGKTTIAAKMTDVPGHTLAMVPLLAKHGIQYLHLGVNMVSKNPKVPEMFVWRASDGSEIIVHYADSYGKPYQMEGLEDALYFAHTHDNHGPSTMEEIRALFEQLRREYPGAEIMASTLDAFAARLQAVKDRLPVVSEEIGDSWIHGIASDPWKIARYRELLRLRDRWIEAGRLDRDSEAYARFCNRLMLIPEHTWGLNNSVYLVDFVNYSSADLAAARARDIVEDNTRKKFDYLCQQANGTRSYSHYESSWQEQRDYLEEALQSLPTTLAAEARTELDRMSPQHTVLNSEPVQHKQPIETNELYELGQFQVSFAADGSINRLMDQSGKAWAGEHQRLGTYMYETFGQENYNRFFKEYMTNLDIHHGWADNDFGKPGIEYVKPRPEHQRYTASLRTLHLERHADYDIVTAEMKLPEVLSNQYGAPRQINVFYSFHANEPVIEVCLSWMGKPACRLPEASWLSFVPLVDNPHAWSMDKLGMRISPLSVVKDGNRNMHGINSGLYYEGADGTAVIESLDAPLVCPGEPRLLQFDNSYAPLTGGFHFNLHNNVWGTNFMMWFEDDMRYRFRLSLHSHS
- a CDS encoding M15 family metallopeptidase, which encodes MRNIFIKTILPSVIIGSVVTSLALSGFPNGSGLDKAEAAAASSASLSFSKFLDNNAPKRTLRSVNGINTVTNLSSTVVLVNKQRNLPSNYVPQDLVVPQIPFSFSGPSPKKQMKKIAASALEKLFAAAKRDGIDLKAVSGYRSYATQKAIFARNASIKGEAVANKTSARPGQSEHQTGLSMDISSASVGYALEQSFGNTKEGKWLKANAPKYGFIIRYGKGQEKLTGYSYEPWHVRYVGVYIAGEITRQQLTLEQYLGQAR
- a CDS encoding HEAT repeat domain-containing protein, translated to MLDSQWLLTDEQICQFIMKGYVVLHNELPDQLHAEVRDKINAVLHEEGNPGNNILPRVPEIQQFFETPVVQGALTSVLGPDYYMHPHRHCHYNQPGDPLPGGGQWHKDGYWSSMRSHRPWWAMIFYYMQDITEEMGPTAIMPGTAYYDKFVGDQGETILPTGKAGTMVLVHFDLWHKASLNVSGMDRYMLKFQFVRLRTPESPSWNHLGTEMKLTGGTPYAHLNLWRDVWNWMRGEPDQANLSATEDEVPIEPLAEELKSEDEVIRARAADQVGMLGEKAASLAPELGRMLNDKEPVALNAGYALGRLGSAGTDELLRLMSEGTRQIAERAAYGLQSAGAGAVPGLLTLLEHSDEKRRALAAFALGAIVPSTREVSSALIACLQDPSDWVRRNAIEALGMMGSEAGEMCQALANILEESILQEGDGTAETRDNDNTQQSYILNKLGYTAALSLLRTASPQDVPIVIHSLEQALLSKDRYVRAYAFETLTHLRTPEAMEVLIRYYRPARWCPDTTKASTF
- a CDS encoding SMI1/KNR4 family protein; its protein translation is MEIRDYIKRGFEAYYAKYGEISEDGFCRWMRPDVPAEMKSVDTDEEWSIWKLVPSIVSEDQIGEMEAAYGLNFPEWYKAFISTYHHYFDVIPEQPVDEPLENVRNMYNPLLCRLGYLPFTWDSEYGKIWCIDVSGEAGEGIGAIYEIEHEILFDLDEEHTDRAELKESLVFLYPDFKAYFDDTFLEG